Part of the Ptiloglossa arizonensis isolate GNS036 chromosome 7, iyPtiAriz1_principal, whole genome shotgun sequence genome, GTAACAACTGTATACATCGACGAAACCACCGAGACTTTCATAAAATTCAGGGTCACCGTTAACGATGTTTACCATCGCTTAAATGTTGTTTGTGTAACGTTTCGCGATGTCTGTTTTGCAAgcgtaaaataataaatgacCGCACCGCCTCGTATGAAAATGACAGCCGATCGAAGTGTACTCGGACCGATTTTCAAAACATCACCCCGTACGTGGATACACAGGTTGTCGTACCGCGAACGTGTTGTCGGCGTGGCAAGGTCGGCAATTAAGGATCGCGTTAATTAGCAGATTCTGCAACGCGATCGAAATATGGCAGCAGTTAATGACAGCCGTTGCACCGGTACtttctaaaaattaataatCACTTGCGTACGTTCCTAGGCGAAGTGAATGGAGACGAATAGTGCACTGCGAGATGAACACGGTGCAAAGTCAAAGACGCGGTCGAACGTTCGTTATAATTGCTCCCTGTCTTGAATGAAAGGATGTGACGAAATTCGTCAACCGACGGTGCGGCTATTTTCATCCAACTCGcgatagaaaaataaagaacCGATTAATCTTTGTTCCTTGTCTTTTTGAATCGATCAACGACGCACGAAGTTCTGTACGGAATAATCGAAACGTGAGTCTATGGATCTCGATGGTTACCTTCTGTATTAATATTTCAAGTTCAATTTGAATAgttttgaaagaagaaaaaaattcttttttaagaTCTTTTTACTTGGTCGACTAAATTTTGCTGTCATGTTCTACTCTTCCCAAGGACGATAAATGATGTATAGTTACttgtaaaaatgttgaaaaggGATCTCAGACGAATCTTACGGAAATCTAAATTATAAAAGTCAAATACATTCGTCTCTTCTCAAGTAAAgagaaaattcaacgaaaaatttatttcgtactCAGAGCAGATTTTTCTCGTCGTGAAATATtccgaggtattcgtttctgtaAATTTGCTTTCTCATTTCGTGTCAAAGGTGTTTTTCCGCAAACGGATAAGAACGTGAAAGGCGAAGTCGGATGAGTTTCCCTCGTCGAAACCAGAATTCATTCAGGAACAATCGAGTGAAAAGTCGGGCCGTAAACGGCGAGGAATTCGTTTCATCGAGTAGTTGTTTCGTCAGCCGCTTTCCGTGAAGATTCTGCGCGGGGGCCTTTTGTTCGCGATTGTTAAGAGGCCCCCCCGTCTCCCTGTCTATTCGTACGCGTAGATAATCGGGAAACTCGGTGGAAAGTTCACGGAGTGCGCGACCCGATTCCGCGTACTCCGTGAGATCTCGAAGAAATTTCGAATCGCAGTCAAGGTTTCGAAGGCGGGAACATCGAGCACCGTGGGTAGCTTCTGCACAATGAGGGATCAGATAGCGCCGGTAAAACCTATAGCGATAGCTTGTCGCGCGAGGATGTGTCGAAAGATTTCGTTCGTACATAATTAATAACAGCGAGTACACGGTTCCCTCGGCGACATATTGCACGAACAGGTAATCCGTTTTCACGATCAACCGAGGTGTTCACCGACCGGGTTGTCTTAGGATCTCGTGTCTCTCCGTCCCGTTGCGACAGCCACCGTCCGCGTATGAATTTATAACGCTAGAGCAGCACTGGTTTCATGGAATCGGGCCCGATTCGAAAGCAAAAATATTGCACAATTCGAGCATCGAGCGAGCCTTTACGAGCACGAGACGGCGCCGTTCgaatattataatttgtaattaaattacgtACTCGATCGCGATGGTAACAGCGTCCAGTGCACGCGAGTTGTTACGATAACGAATCCGCGCGGCTATAATTAGTAGCGTCCAAaccgaagagaaaaaaattacgGACAAATCATTGGAAAAACGTCAAATCAATTTACAACGCGAGTCGTAGTTGCTACCGTAGAGGAAGAAtgtgttttttattttacgatgtCGTTGGAATGTTACAATTCGTAATTAACGTACGCAGTCtcgatcgcgagatgttggatATAATTGGCCGCGTTTCAACGCGAAGGAAGAAAACTACAGATCGTGCAATTCGTAATTAAGTTACGTACTCTTGAACGCTAGTTGCCGTAACGAAACTGTTCAGTTCCGATCGGTAGTTTTCCATAGTGGGAGGAGAAAATGACAGACGATTCTTtaaaaaacatttataaaatcaatttatttCATGAATCGTAGTTGCTACGGTAGAAGGAGAACGTGTTTTGGTACAGCGCTCGTCTTGATGTCTTTTGCAATGCTTCGGGGTGGTTAGGTGAGGACGAGGGTGGATGGTAGCAGGTTGAGGGGGAGAAATTCATCTACTAGTGTCCAAGACCGTGTCCAAGACCGCCAAGACCGGATAAAAGACCGCCGCCAAGACCGTGTCCCGAAACGACAACGGGAACCGTTTCCTTAACGAGCACGGGCTGTGGAACCGCGACTGGAACGGGTTGTGGGACTGGGACTGGAACTGGATGGGGCACAGAGACCTGAAAATTAACAAGAAATTAGCGAACAATGGGTACAgacaatttctttcttcattttctttttttaaactcgTAACGCACAACTCGTCCAAGTTGTACTTTGGTCGCGAGGTGAATTTTTCCAGCAAATATTTTCGTACCGAAAAAAATTTCTCACGATCGATGTTTTTGCATCCAGGAGGAGAAATCCTGGATCGTTTCACGTTACTCCGCTTGTGTAATCGTAACGAACGTTAAATGCACTTTTGTCCTTAGATGCGATTCTGATAAACGCCGATGGAAAAGAGGCGGATCGCGGTTAATTAACGGAATCGTAAACGAAATCGAGagcgacgatcgtttcgactcACCTGTACGGGGTACGGGGCGGGCACAGGCACTGGCACCTTCACTGGAACCGAGACTGGGACGGGCCTGTCGACTGGAACGTGGACGGTTTGAGTCTGGATCACTGGGTAAGGCCTGGGGACCGGAACTGCCACCGGAACTGGTTGCGGGACCGCAACTGGTACCTGAAGAAAACGAGGCGATTTTTCAGTTCGATCTTTtcctattattatttcaatactGTCGTGATTATCTGAATACAatgggaaaaatttgatactcgtGTACTCGATATTTGATTAATCAAGCCTCTAGAGATCCCGAGAGAATTTAATAGTAAAATTTGATACTCGTGTACCGGATATTTGATTAATTGAGCATCTAGAGATCCCGAGAAAATTCGTCCTCGGGAAGTGTTTGAGCAACGAATCCACGCTCTGGACTCGACGActgtgtttaaaaaaatttctgaaAACGTTGCGGCATCGAGTTAATGGAGCGCACCGTGTTTTGTAACGATCGCTTACGAATGAGATTTCATGCGTGTTCTTCTCACCTTAACCGGAACTGGTCGGTCCACGGCGACTGGGATCGGTTGCGGGACCGGAACTGGAACCGCGACAGCCTTTTCCTGGACGACCGCGACGCTGGCGTGTCCCAAATCAGCGCCTAAACCCAATCCGCTCCATCCCACTCCACCAAGTCCGCTCCATCCACCCAAGCCCAGACCGTGGGAGAGACCACGTTTTTGGACCGCTGCTTTTTCTTCGGCGAACGCCGCGGAGATCAGCATCAAGCATACCTTGAGCGAGAAATTTCCAATGATTAAGGGCCCttcgacgaatcgtcgattAACGAGAGAtccgtttctcgagcattcgacGCGAACCCTTCTCGACGCGAACGTGAGATCTCGAAGAAAACTCGTACTCGAGAGGTACCGTTCCCTTCCGAGTAGATTGTCCCTGGTTCCCGGTAATTTTTGCCACGCGAGCTGGAAGTGACCAGCACCGATCGAGATTTCTTTAAATTCGTTCGCCGTTTCGTAGCAACGATTCAACGTGGACAAAAATTCTACCGAACCGCGATAATCTTCTCCAGAGCGCAGTATGCATCTTCACCGGGTGCATCGAAACTGATCGAACCACCGAGCCCTTCCCACGAAAGGAAACGGAAACGAAAAATCTCGAGATTTTCTCTCGATAGGAAACGTTGGACGTACCAAGACCCTCATGTTGATCGAACAGTTATTACTTTGGCTAAGCGTGTCTCGACTTGGTAAATTAAATCGTGTTCTGTCGCATTGGAGGAAAACCACCCTTTATATAGGGAATTCACTTTCATTCGCGCGGTGCACCCCGCCAATGGAAAGCCAATGGCCGTTCGGTGTTCTATCGCCACACCTACCGATACACTATTTACCCACGATCGCGAACCGCCACATACCCGTTGCACATTATAATACATAATGTGCACGTGAGGTTGTATAACACGCTAAACGtgcgccggccggccggccggggcTAGTAAATAGAACGCGGGCACTTTATGCAGATACATATACGCGGCTTGTGCATTTCGAGCTCCGCGACTTTAACGAGGGGACTCGAGTAGTCGAGCGGCATTTCGAGGAGGAAACCCGCGATCGTGAGACTTACAGAGACACGAGAAACAACCACTCGTATCACAGATCGGTGCGAaacgtcactctgttcgcgactTGGGATCGATTCTATTTTTCTTGCGTGGCGAACTACTCGTGCGGTGAAACCGTCTTCTTGGAGAATTCGCGCGGTGATCCGTGCGAGAGGAGGACAGATTTTTCAAAAAGAATCCTCCCTACGGGAAGAACAGTGCAGAATTTGTgacgtttctcgaaaattggCCCTGTGTTCTTTCTCCACCCTTTAAAATTGTACTTTGTAAATTATCGGTGGTTTCCTTTGATTTATCGGTGATCCAGTTTTTAAGCTTCGTTGCTCTTGTTGTACTTGGAACTTCGAGCACATTAGTCTGTTCTCACGTTCTGCTCGGCTGAATATACGTTCATGTCCGATAGCTTGTTTACAAGGTTCTCGGTTCGAAGTCTCCTACTagctgattgatcaatcggcactGTCAAATTTATCTGAACCCTCTCACCTCGCTATTAAATACCACGCTTTCTTTTTGCTACGTGTAGCAACTACTATTTAAGTTGAACGTAGACTTTTACTCGTTTTCTCGCGATActaaattttcgtttcttttctacgtagcatacacgttattcgtcttGTAATTGTAGTCtaagtttattataattataattataagtaatataattataatataagtttagagttaaggtaaggtaggtaggtaggttgtGGAATCGTATTTATCGAACCTCGTCCTTTCGTCTTGTTTCTACGATACGCAATGTTTTTCAACCTTCTGTTTAGAATCgggagaatttttgaaaaatattattgcatGGAAATACACTTTCAAAAGACTCTGTTGATCACATTTGGGCTGTAGaaaagatattttttaaaaatttcgattcggtaCGTTTGCTTGTTCGCACGGTTGCATCTAAAGGACTCGGTAGATCGCGGTGAAATGTTATATTTAAGTTT contains:
- the LOC143149188 gene encoding uncharacterized protein LOC143149188, with translation MRVLVCLMLISAAFAEEKAAVQKRGLSHGLGLGGWSGLGGVGWSGLGLGADLGHASVAVVQEKAVAVPVPVPQPIPVAVDRPVPVKVPVAVPQPVPVAVPVPRPYPVIQTQTVHVPVDRPVPVSVPVKVPVPVPAPYPVQVSVPHPVPVPVPQPVPVAVPQPVLVKETVPVVVSGHGLGGGLLSGLGGLGHGLGH